A region from the Indicator indicator isolate 239-I01 chromosome 4, UM_Iind_1.1, whole genome shotgun sequence genome encodes:
- the AP4S1 gene encoding AP-4 complex subunit sigma-1, whose translation MIKFFLMVNKQGQTRLSRYYEHVEINKRTILEAEVIKNCLSRSKDQCSFIEYKDFRLVYRQYAALFVVVGINETENEMAVYELIHNFVEVLDKYFSRVSELDIMFNLDRVHIILDEMVLNGCIVETNVNRILAPLLVLDKVAES comes from the exons atgataaAATTTTTTCTTATGGTAAACAAACAAGGTCAAACAAGGCTCTCTAGGTATTATGAGCATGTAGAAATTAATAAAAGGACAATACTGGAAGCTGAAGTAATCAAAAACTGTCTCTCCCGTTCAAAGGATCAG TGCTCTTTCATTGAGTACAAGGACTTCAGGCTGGTGTACCGACAGTATGCAGCCCTTTTTGTAGTTGTTGGAATCAATGAGACAGAG AATGAGATGGCAGTATATGAACTAATACATAATTTTGTGGAAGTTTTGGACAAATACTTCAGCAGAGTG AGTGAATTGGAT ATCATGTTCAATTTGGACAGAGTGCACATCATTTTGGATGAAATGGTGCTAAATGGTTGTATCGTGGAAACAAACGTGAACAGAATTCTTGCCCCCCTGCTTGTGCTTGACAAAGTAGCAGAAAGCTAG